The Micropterus dolomieu isolate WLL.071019.BEF.003 ecotype Adirondacks unplaced genomic scaffold, ASM2129224v1 scaffold_22, whole genome shotgun sequence genome contains the following window.
GACTTGTCTTCAcctcttttctctgtgttttttctctgtggACGTCTTCACCATAGACTTCATAGTATTTGTGGCATCATTGGCAGTGATAGCAGCAGGGACGCAGGGCAACATCTTTGCCACGTCAGCACTGCGCAGCATGCGTTTCCTGCAGATCTTGCGTATGGTTCGTATGGACCGAAGGGGAGGCACCTGGAAACTATTGGGCTCAGTGGTTTACGCTCACAGCAAGGTGGGAATGCTAAATATAGTCCTCTTTTTACACATGCTCAGCTTTATATTTAAGAATAATTCATAGACATCGGTTAGTTGTGCAGACATTGGAAATTAAAAGGATACTAATGCATGGTAGCCATATACGGATTATTAAATGAGCAGGATAGAGGTTGAGTTAGGAAACAACTATTAAAAGGCTGGTGATGATGGTCGTGATGGTTACTAGTCagataaataacttaaaaactGTCAGTGTTGAGGCATATGTGGTGAGTCTTCTGATGACCAGTTGTTACTTGATCACATTCACTACCCTAAAAACACCAAACTCCCCTCGAGCTGCTCATTTTTGGCAATTAGTTTGTGCTGACCTAAACACCTGACACCCACCGGTTATCTGCAGAacacagtgatgatgatgattaactGATGCATCAGCTTTCTAAACAGAACCGTGCAGCCAAGTCAAAGTTAAAGCCAAATGTGATAATGATGGGAATAATGATGAAAGTGAAATGGTAATGACAGCAGGGACTATGATGGAGAAgatgctgttgctgctgctgctgacaggtGTGATTGATACATCctctcctgtttctctctcaggAGTTGATCACAGCCTGGTACATAGGTTTCCTGGTCCTTATCTTTGCCTCTTTCCTGGTCTACCTGGCAGAGAAAGACATCAACTCAGACTTCAACACCTATGCAGACTCCCTCTGGTGGGGGACTGTGAGTACTacacaattcacacaggcacacaggATCACTGTGGCTgaagaaataatattttactttgtCATCAAAATATTCTCATTAACAAAGAGAGAGATATAAAACAAGAGGGTAATGGGCAATGCAAACATAAAGAGGTGCATAATAGGCAAAAGACCTTTgggaaagtgtttgtttttcagttttgagATATAAGGTTTATGATGTCCGTTCAGGGGGATTGCCATGTGTCAACAGTAGAGTGTTGTTCAGTTCTTGTTGTCAAGCTTTCCAGATTTACTACAAACATATATATTCAGCAGAATAATATATACCAAAGTAATTACACATAGATATCAGCAGTAACCTAGGATTTTAAGAAACCAGGGAACGCCCAAAGATTGTTTTCTGAGCAGCAGCAAATCCATAAATTGCTTAAACTTCAGATTGATATGAGAATCATGAAGGAGTGACAGGTCAAGGAGTAGGAGTAAAGAATTTTTTTAACGAGATCAGCTAATGCTTATTTAAAGtaacacaattttaaaaagattgATGACATGTGGACACTCAAGTTAACAAAGATTCCTATAGAATTAATATGACACAAATGACAGGTGTAAATCAGTTGTAGTTTCttacaaaatattttctagGGAGTAGTGTATGTTCTGTGAATAACTTTAACTGGTGTTCTAGGTTTTTAGATATGGAACAGATTTCAAAGTCTGACAATGTTGGCCTCCACTCAGACAAAGTTTGTTCCCTCAACCCCCCTTTACTTGCTTAGTTTTGCTCatttcctggatgcctatgggatcgTGATATGtaatttgatcccatagacacaattgagccaaaatagcctaataaaGCTGTTTTCAGACTTCAGACTACACTAAATACATGAAAACAAGCAAAATCCCCCCAGACTACTGTACCTCTGAactctctttaaccaaatcacacacatttatgatattctatgtgatctccttctgataactaatgtaatatttttttaataccaTTCACTAAACCTGTTGGAGCCCCTAACTTTTAAAGTAAACACTCCTAAGAGAAAGCAGGTCTTGTGTCTCAGTGCAGTGTGTCAGCCCATTGCagtttacattttgttattatGTTGTGTGTATGAGATCATCTATACTTTTTCACCCCCTCAGATAACTCTAACCACTATTGGCTATGGTGATAAGACCCCTCGCACCTGGCAGGGACGGCTCCTAGCTGCCGGCTTCGCTCTTCTGGGAGTCTCCTTCTTTGCCCTGCCTGCTGTAAGTCTCATATATATTCacatctatatatttatatattttaaggtAACAAAGCCTTGAAATAACGTtgtataaagaaaaataaggtTGTATAACGAAAAGACAGTTTGTAGTCACTTCAAGCTATACAGAGAGaatgtaacagataattaaaagtatattagaatatggtaacatataacataaattaagtaaaatcaaACAATATACACAgttatgtatatacatatatacataggCTACACGTAGTACACCCAGTGCCTATTTTTGAATTTGCGAGCACTAACTAAATTTAGTGGGTCTTCTCTCCCGCTGTTAGTTGCACTCCTGACTTtgatttgacctctgaccctcagGGAATTCTGGGCTCGGGCTTTGCTTTGAAGGTTCAGGAGCAGCACCGGCAGAAGCACTTTGAGAAGAGGAGGATGCCTGCTGCCAACCTGATACAGGTAATGGCCACAGTGAAAGGCGTTTAGGCTGTTTAATACATTCACATTCAAGTGCAGAGTCAGGTTAACTCtcactttgtgtttcagtgttgtgCATTTGTGTCTTTCTTTAGGCTGCGTGGCGTCTCTACTCTACAGATGCTAAGCACTCCTATCTAACAGCTACATGGTACTTCTATGACAGCATGTTGCCTTCATTCAGGTAGGAACTCCCATCAGGCTACGTAGATTCAGCTATCAGAAATCTGTGGTTGTCTTTGGTCATTTGTTTGTAAGAAATGCAGACAGAGATTTGAGAGTTGTGTCACAAAATAGTGAGTTGTGTACAGTgtttagttttatatttgtgtagTCCCTGCCCATACATTTGTATTATCATGCGAGAACACAGCACATACTGTATCACAAATGCTACTTTTTGTCCATCAAGAACCCTTTTCAGTTAAGGTCTGTGGTGGTTTAAGCAAAAAGGAATGGTGCTTActct
Protein-coding sequences here:
- the LOC123967095 gene encoding potassium voltage-gated channel subfamily KQT member 4-like; this translates as MADTFMAAVTESDIFQQGKCISLIGTLFEMHHLWTDNGTAWQSGALCFLLVLSCLVLSVFSTIPDHQKFANQGLFILEFVMIVVFGLEYFIRIWAAGCCCRYRGWQGRLRFARKPFCVIDFIVFVASLAVIAAGTQGNIFATSALRSMRFLQILRMVRMDRRGGTWKLLGSVVYAHSKELITAWYIGFLVLIFASFLVYLAEKDINSDFNTYADSLWWGTITLTTIGYGDKTPRTWQGRLLAAGFALLGVSFFALPAGILGSGFALKVQEQHRQKHFEKRRMPAANLIQAAWRLYSTDAKHSYLTATWYFYDSMLPSFRELTLLFSHLQRQRNTKKVLHNSYHTLLSGLRPYSAPYLSGDRYAPRHLSQPHSASRQ